From Afipia carboxidovorans OM5, one genomic window encodes:
- a CDS encoding ABC transporter permease yields the protein MSQTVSFDERGDRLVDIPQTNDPSQFVSKPLPLQLRVVDSNVVRKIFVVVLLIIGWQLYGKWTDNDLQFPTFTATVSAFVDSVTRGTLVEQFLNSLRILLMGYAAGVAIATATTVLAVSTRIGTDILETLNAAFSPLPAIALLPLAMLWFGLGVGSLLFVLIHSVLWPVALNMHGGFRSVSTTLRMVGANYGLRGLPYVARILIPAAFPSILSGLKIGWAFGWRTEIAAELVFGASSGDGGLGWFIFENKNNLEIPAVFAGLLAVIGLGLLVENLVFRAIEMRTVERWGMQR from the coding sequence ATGAGTCAGACTGTGAGCTTCGACGAACGGGGCGACCGTCTGGTCGATATCCCGCAAACCAACGACCCGTCGCAATTCGTCTCGAAACCGCTGCCGCTCCAGTTACGGGTGGTGGACAGCAATGTGGTCCGCAAGATTTTTGTGGTCGTGCTGCTGATTATCGGTTGGCAGCTTTACGGGAAGTGGACCGACAACGACCTGCAATTCCCGACCTTCACGGCAACGGTATCCGCGTTCGTCGATTCGGTGACGCGTGGTACGCTGGTCGAGCAATTCCTGAATTCGTTGCGCATTCTCCTGATGGGCTACGCGGCGGGCGTTGCCATCGCGACTGCGACGACGGTGCTGGCGGTGTCGACCCGGATTGGCACCGATATTCTGGAGACGCTCAACGCCGCCTTCAGTCCGTTGCCCGCTATCGCACTGCTGCCGCTTGCGATGCTGTGGTTCGGGCTCGGCGTTGGCAGCCTGCTGTTCGTGTTGATCCACTCGGTGCTGTGGCCGGTTGCGCTCAACATGCACGGCGGCTTCCGCTCGGTCAGTACGACGCTGCGGATGGTGGGTGCGAATTACGGGTTGCGCGGCCTGCCCTATGTCGCGCGAATCCTGATCCCCGCGGCGTTTCCGAGCATCCTGTCCGGTCTCAAGATCGGCTGGGCATTCGGCTGGCGTACGGAGATCGCGGCGGAGCTCGTGTTCGGCGCGAGTTCGGGTGACGGCGGCCTCGGCTGGTTCATTTTCGAGAACAAGAACAACCTCGAAATCCCGGCGGTGTTCGCGGGCCTGCTCGCGGTGATCGGCCTTGGACTTCTGGTCGAAAATCTGGTCTTCCGCGCAATCGAGATGCGCACGGTAGAGCGCTGGGGTATGCAGCGCTGA
- a CDS encoding ABC transporter ATP-binding protein, which translates to MAEVAPVPVGAPAPQASLLTVDGVTLQYGTRSVVVRATYRVSFEVRRGDRFILLGPSGCGKSTLLKAVGGYLAPTEGEIRLHGEVIRRPNPDRMMVFQEFDQLLPWKTVLQNVMFPMIVKRKLRASEAKDRAMAYIVKVGLKEFANAYPHTLSGGMKQRVAIARGMAMEPDILLMDEPFAALDALTRRRMQEELLQLWGGTNFTLMFVTHSIQEAVILGNRILVLSPHPGQVRAELRGVKDFHADGGPLVERIHQLLFPGTETTGGH; encoded by the coding sequence TCCTGACAGTCGATGGGGTGACCCTGCAATACGGAACGCGCAGTGTCGTGGTGCGTGCCACCTACCGCGTGAGCTTCGAAGTGCGCCGAGGGGACCGGTTCATTCTGCTCGGCCCCTCCGGCTGCGGGAAATCCACCCTGCTCAAAGCCGTCGGCGGCTATCTCGCGCCCACCGAAGGCGAGATCCGCCTGCACGGCGAAGTCATCCGCCGGCCGAACCCCGACCGGATGATGGTGTTTCAGGAGTTCGATCAACTCCTGCCGTGGAAGACGGTTCTGCAGAACGTCATGTTCCCGATGATCGTGAAGCGCAAGCTGCGAGCGTCCGAGGCGAAAGACCGCGCGATGGCCTACATCGTCAAGGTCGGGCTCAAGGAGTTCGCCAATGCCTACCCGCACACGTTGTCGGGTGGCATGAAGCAGCGCGTCGCGATTGCGCGCGGCATGGCGATGGAGCCGGACATCCTGCTGATGGACGAGCCGTTCGCGGCCCTCGACGCGCTCACGCGTCGTCGCATGCAGGAAGAGCTGCTGCAGCTCTGGGGCGGCACCAACTTCACGCTGATGTTCGTGACTCACTCGATTCAGGAAGCCGTTATTCTCGGCAACCGGATTCTGGTGCTGTCGCCACATCCGGGCCAGGTACGTGCCGAGCTGCGTGGCGTGAAGGATTTTCATGCGGATGGCGGACCGCTCGTCGAGCGGATTCACCAGTTGCTGTTTCCTGGCACCGAAACGACGGGAGGGCATTGA